A genomic region of Candidatus Effluviviaceae Genus I sp. contains the following coding sequences:
- a CDS encoding fused MFS/spermidine synthase, protein MQRTPVPKRLILVFFFLSGVAGLIYEVVWARLLERVMGASVYSITTVLTVYMAGLALGSFLAGRFVDRRSDTLRIYGLLQGAIGIYCLLVPAIIAATMPLYRAAYQNLAGLAHSWSAVRFLVSGLVLIVPTTLMGATLPVLSRHLTKRYDSLGETVGQLYAVNSLGAVVGAFGAGFVLMPLLGMWGTILSAAVANIVIAVAAVALHHRGGGARERRAPKPKGGERAAKIVKVEARQPAHGHAVHSDRVLAFVLAAFALSGFAAMVYQVAWMRTLSLVLGSSVYAVSITLTAYVLGLTIGAAVFARLVDRNRDLLLLFGWIEIGVGAAALGVVPILGRLPIAMIAVIEDYSGSFPLLMAVEFLIVFLLVLAPTVLLGGVFPTVVKLFTKRVETVGRSVGSAYASNTLGAIAGSFAGGFVLIPWIGIQRSIAVAVVVNVALGSALALASPSASRFRKLAAPAAAILTLVLFLPRVPRWDPVIMSSGAYLYADMYARQAQAWNMSREDVLRHSGEILYHKEGVATTVTVRRVRNELFLQANGKTEASTGPDMKTQRLLGHVPMMLHPDPKSALVIGLASGVTVGSVATYPVERIDCVEIAPAMVEVARTFFAEANRHCLDDPRVSVIIEDGRNHVAFTDRVYDVIISEPPNPWVSGVSNLLTREFLELAKARTAPGGVVGIWFQAYNMSPGEFRMMARTFASVFEHATLWEIDPAVDYMFVGTVGRPALVDHGTVARRLADPLIGDDLASIRVRTVADWSGLFVTGGEALVRYAGAGPLHTDDGLQLEFSTPRNMYRQWKGEQLEALDAFRIDPGALLAGLPQGEAGAIADAVTRRASARRLVAIGLAAAEAGRTEDEYAAYRAAASESPDDPVVAEAVSRLLCRMGAELLANNRAEESMPYLLASIEAGPDFAQPRYFLGAALLRLRRIDEARGELERALEIDPSYADAYFSVAAVYEALGMKREQLRALERYVESAPTASNVAAVRARVERLRLESGKEGARP, encoded by the coding sequence ATGCAGCGGACCCCCGTGCCGAAGCGCCTCATCCTCGTCTTCTTCTTCCTGTCCGGCGTCGCCGGGCTCATCTACGAGGTTGTGTGGGCGCGCCTCCTCGAGCGCGTCATGGGCGCGTCGGTGTACTCCATCACGACCGTGCTCACCGTCTACATGGCGGGCCTTGCGCTCGGGAGCTTCCTCGCGGGCAGGTTCGTCGACAGGCGGAGCGACACCCTGCGCATCTACGGCCTGCTTCAGGGCGCCATCGGCATCTACTGCCTCCTCGTCCCGGCCATCATCGCCGCGACCATGCCGCTCTACCGCGCGGCCTACCAGAACCTCGCGGGTCTGGCGCACTCGTGGAGCGCCGTGCGGTTTCTCGTCTCCGGCCTCGTGCTCATCGTGCCCACGACCCTCATGGGCGCGACGCTGCCGGTCCTGTCGCGCCACCTCACGAAGCGCTACGACAGCCTCGGCGAGACCGTCGGGCAGCTCTACGCGGTGAACTCGCTCGGCGCCGTCGTGGGGGCGTTCGGCGCCGGATTCGTGCTCATGCCGCTGCTCGGGATGTGGGGCACGATCCTCTCGGCCGCCGTCGCCAACATCGTCATCGCCGTCGCGGCCGTCGCGCTCCATCACCGGGGTGGCGGCGCGCGCGAGCGGCGGGCGCCGAAGCCGAAGGGCGGCGAGAGGGCGGCGAAGATCGTGAAGGTCGAAGCGCGCCAGCCGGCCCACGGGCACGCGGTCCACTCGGACCGCGTGCTGGCCTTCGTGCTCGCCGCCTTCGCGCTCTCGGGCTTCGCGGCGATGGTGTATCAGGTGGCGTGGATGCGCACGCTCTCGCTCGTCCTCGGATCGTCCGTGTACGCGGTGAGCATCACGCTCACGGCGTACGTCCTCGGGCTCACCATCGGCGCCGCGGTCTTCGCGCGGCTCGTTGACCGGAACAGAGACCTCCTCCTGCTCTTCGGCTGGATCGAGATCGGCGTCGGAGCGGCCGCGCTCGGCGTCGTTCCGATCCTGGGCAGGCTCCCGATCGCGATGATCGCCGTCATCGAGGACTACTCCGGTTCGTTCCCGCTCCTGATGGCGGTCGAGTTCCTCATCGTCTTCCTCCTCGTCCTCGCTCCGACGGTGCTCCTCGGGGGCGTCTTCCCGACGGTCGTCAAGCTCTTCACGAAGCGCGTGGAGACGGTGGGGCGCTCGGTCGGGAGCGCGTACGCGTCGAACACGCTCGGGGCGATCGCAGGGTCGTTCGCGGGAGGGTTCGTGCTCATCCCGTGGATCGGGATCCAGCGGTCCATCGCGGTCGCCGTCGTGGTGAACGTCGCGCTCGGCTCGGCGCTCGCGCTCGCCAGCCCCTCGGCGTCGCGCTTCAGGAAGCTCGCGGCCCCGGCGGCCGCGATCCTCACGCTCGTGCTCTTCCTTCCTCGGGTTCCGCGGTGGGACCCGGTCATCATGTCGAGCGGGGCGTACCTCTATGCCGACATGTACGCGCGGCAGGCGCAGGCGTGGAACATGTCGAGGGAGGACGTGCTCCGGCACTCCGGTGAGATCCTGTACCACAAGGAGGGCGTCGCGACGACCGTGACCGTGCGCCGCGTGAGGAACGAGCTCTTCCTTCAGGCCAACGGGAAGACCGAGGCCTCGACCGGCCCGGACATGAAGACGCAGCGGCTCCTGGGGCACGTTCCGATGATGCTGCACCCGGATCCGAAGAGCGCGCTCGTCATCGGTCTCGCGAGCGGGGTCACGGTGGGGTCCGTGGCGACATACCCCGTCGAGCGCATCGATTGCGTCGAGATCGCGCCGGCGATGGTGGAGGTCGCGAGGACCTTCTTCGCCGAGGCGAACCGTCACTGCCTCGACGATCCGCGCGTGTCCGTCATCATCGAGGACGGCCGCAATCACGTTGCGTTCACGGACCGCGTCTACGACGTCATCATCTCCGAGCCGCCCAACCCGTGGGTCTCGGGCGTTTCGAACCTGCTCACCCGCGAGTTCCTCGAGCTTGCGAAGGCGAGGACGGCGCCGGGGGGCGTCGTCGGGATCTGGTTCCAGGCGTACAACATGTCGCCCGGCGAGTTCCGCATGATGGCGCGGACGTTCGCCTCGGTGTTCGAGCACGCCACGCTCTGGGAGATCGACCCGGCCGTCGACTACATGTTCGTCGGCACGGTCGGAAGGCCGGCGCTCGTGGACCACGGGACCGTCGCACGGAGGCTCGCCGATCCGCTGATCGGTGACGACCTCGCGTCCATCCGCGTCCGGACGGTCGCTGACTGGTCGGGGCTCTTCGTGACCGGCGGGGAGGCCCTGGTGCGGTACGCCGGCGCCGGGCCGCTTCACACCGACGACGGACTTCAGCTCGAGTTCTCGACGCCGCGCAACATGTACAGGCAGTGGAAGGGGGAGCAGCTCGAGGCGCTCGACGCGTTCAGGATCGATCCCGGGGCTCTTCTCGCTGGGCTGCCGCAGGGCGAGGCGGGGGCGATCGCGGACGCCGTGACGCGGAGGGCGTCGGCGCGGAGGCTCGTGGCGATCGGTCTGGCGGCGGCCGAGGCAGGGAGGACCGAGGACGAGTACGCCGCATACCGCGCCGCGGCCTCGGAGAGCCCGGACGATCCCGTGGTCGCGGAGGCCGTAAGCAGACTTCTCTGCAGGATGGGCGCGGAGCTTCTGGCGAACAACCGTGCCGAGGAGTCGATGCCGTATCTGCTCGCCTCCATCGAGGCTGGCCCCGACTTCGCACAGCCTCGCTACTTCCTTGGTGCTGCGCTCCTGAGGCTCAGGAGGATCGACGAGGCCAGGGGCGAGCTCGAGAGGGCCCTCGAGATCGATCCGAGCTACGCGGATGCCTACTTCAGCGTGGCGGCCGTCTACGAGGCGCTGGGGATGAAGCGCGAACAGCTGCGCGCGCTCGAGCGCTACGTCGAGAGCGCGCCGACGGCGAGCAACGTGGCGGCGGTTCGCGCGCGCGTGGAGAGACTGCGCCTCGAGTCGGGCAAGGAGGGAGCACGGCCGTGA
- a CDS encoding protein-L-isoaspartate(D-aspartate) O-methyltransferase, with translation MVSQQIQARGVTDPRVLDAMRRVPRHLFVPEDLASQAHADHPLPIGHDQTISQPYVVALMTELADIGPGERALEIGTGSGYQAAVLAELADSVYTIEIVEPLAAEAAERLRRLGYGNVVVRSGDGYRGWPDRAPFDAIVVTAAPGHVPQPLLDQLAVGGKLVIPVGEVIQELREITRTDTGFVERSVLPVRFVPMTGEAERRGAGGR, from the coding sequence ATGGTCTCGCAGCAGATCCAGGCGCGAGGCGTGACGGACCCTCGCGTGCTCGATGCCATGCGGCGCGTCCCGAGGCACCTCTTCGTCCCGGAGGATCTCGCCTCACAAGCTCACGCGGACCACCCGCTCCCGATCGGGCACGACCAGACCATCTCGCAGCCGTACGTCGTCGCGCTCATGACCGAGCTGGCCGACATCGGACCCGGTGAGCGGGCGCTCGAGATCGGCACGGGCTCCGGCTACCAGGCGGCGGTGCTCGCCGAGCTGGCCGACAGCGTGTACACGATCGAGATCGTCGAGCCGCTCGCGGCGGAGGCGGCCGAGAGGCTTCGTCGCCTCGGATACGGCAACGTCGTCGTCCGGAGCGGCGACGGCTACCGCGGATGGCCCGACCGCGCGCCGTTCGACGCGATCGTCGTCACGGCCGCGCCCGGTCACGTGCCGCAACCGCTCCTCGACCAGCTCGCCGTCGGCGGGAAGCTCGTCATCCCGGTGGGAGAGGTCATCCAGGAGCTTCGTGAGATCACGCGAACGGACACGGGATTCGTCGAGCGGAGCGTGCTTCCCGTGCGGTTCGTTCCGATGACGGGCGAGGCGGAACGGCGCGGCGCCGGCGGCCGGTGA
- a CDS encoding phosphatase PAP2 family protein, translating to MFGRLLDLDTALFRLANGAAGHPAIDRVMVFVTTQDHWVPVLAGLWIALVVWGGKKGRMAAAMLVIAVALSDQLSCSVLKPLVARVRPSNALPADAVRLLVGRSKAFSFPSAHAANSFAAATVLSWRWPRFALLAFALAALVAYSRVRVGLHYPGDVLGGAVVGLTCGRGAIWMVAASARWFDRVRASRRGPDPTDAPRSSPPAGSVASEP from the coding sequence TTGTTCGGCAGGCTCCTCGATCTCGACACGGCGCTCTTCCGCCTTGCGAACGGCGCCGCGGGACATCCGGCGATCGACCGCGTCATGGTCTTCGTGACGACACAGGACCACTGGGTCCCGGTGCTTGCCGGTCTGTGGATCGCGCTCGTCGTCTGGGGAGGGAAGAAGGGCAGGATGGCGGCCGCGATGCTCGTCATCGCCGTCGCGCTCTCGGACCAGCTCTCTTGCAGCGTGCTCAAGCCGCTCGTCGCCCGCGTGCGCCCGTCGAACGCGCTTCCCGCGGACGCGGTGCGTCTGCTCGTCGGGCGCTCCAAGGCGTTCTCGTTCCCGTCGGCGCACGCCGCGAACTCGTTCGCCGCAGCGACGGTCCTCTCGTGGAGGTGGCCGCGGTTCGCGCTCCTCGCGTTCGCGCTCGCAGCGCTCGTGGCCTACTCCAGGGTGCGCGTCGGACTGCACTACCCGGGCGATGTCCTGGGCGGCGCGGTCGTGGGCCTCACGTGCGGACGCGGCGCCATCTGGATGGTCGCCGCGTCCGCACGATGGTTCGATCGCGTGAGGGCCTCGCGCCGAGGCCCGGATCCTACGGATGCTCCTCGATCCTCTCCTCCTGCGGGGTCGGTCGCCTCAGAACCGTGA
- a CDS encoding insulinase family protein translates to MRSIARALCLTAVVALLLCGTAAASDFIRRVLPENGLTVIVQENRSAPVVNVRCYVRAGSILEGKYLGAGISHYVEHLIGDETTTRSMEQIEKEIEAIGGGHNAYTTKDHACYFIETSRDNFDKALDLLVDQMMNSTMPQEAVDTQQGIITREINMGYDEPRRRLYNLYGETMFRVHPTKYPVIGYVENFLQLTRNDVLDYYSRMYVPNNMVFVVVGDVDAEEAYAKVREAFRPYPRRPIELPTLPSEPPQLGRREQREQRDLDMAYVLMGYHTVPLAHPDLYPLDILSFVLSEGKSSRLHRRLVEELGLVYSVSTSSHTPSYDAGSFSVSMALDPANIDEAVRVAAEEIYALRNRKVTGEELATAKKLKTAEFFFGRQDMESIASSLGTSELSAGTPDFDRRYAERIQGVTADQIQAAVRRYFRDDNLTVAVLEPARDAAPERARAADAEIGELKGYVLPNGLTLLVKENRTNPIVSIGSYTLAGARVESDDTAGSANFVARMLPRGTKKMTGERISRELDAMGASLSCSANHTRIECDMTVLREDFPRGLAILADVMQNPRFDRAEIEKERSLIQAQLLARRDDWTTDAMDRMVAELFAGHPYGRCPAGTSETVAALTRDDLAAFHASRVTPGNTVLTVFGDVKAEEVVGQVRKLFKGWTPSKRTLPPPVAADARTEPGRLTSYHNRAQTVIFMGYEGMPYSSKDRHAMDVLDGIISGINYPGGWLHTDLRGNSLVYVVHAYNWTGIDRGYFGIYAATYDEALEQVLNIIDGHVARIASAPVTDEELEHAKQLCIVMNETQRQTNSSQARDAAISELYGLGPRHNEDYRERIGAVTKDDVLRVAQRYLRDPVTVLRRPTPQEERIEEHP, encoded by the coding sequence CGTCGCGCTGCTCCTGTGCGGGACGGCGGCCGCGTCGGACTTCATCAGGAGGGTCCTGCCGGAGAACGGCCTCACGGTCATCGTCCAGGAGAACCGGTCGGCGCCGGTCGTGAACGTCCGCTGCTACGTCCGCGCCGGGTCCATCCTCGAGGGGAAGTACCTGGGAGCGGGGATCTCTCACTACGTCGAGCACCTCATCGGCGATGAGACGACCACGCGCTCGATGGAACAGATCGAGAAGGAGATCGAGGCGATCGGCGGGGGACACAACGCGTACACGACCAAGGACCACGCCTGCTACTTCATCGAGACGTCGCGCGACAACTTCGACAAGGCCCTCGACCTCCTGGTGGACCAGATGATGAACTCCACGATGCCTCAGGAGGCCGTGGACACCCAGCAGGGCATCATCACGCGCGAGATCAACATGGGCTACGACGAGCCGAGGAGGCGGCTGTACAACCTCTACGGCGAGACCATGTTCCGCGTCCACCCGACGAAGTACCCCGTCATCGGCTACGTGGAGAACTTCCTGCAGCTGACCCGGAACGACGTGCTCGACTACTACTCGCGGATGTACGTGCCCAACAACATGGTGTTCGTGGTCGTCGGCGACGTCGACGCCGAGGAGGCGTACGCGAAGGTCCGCGAGGCGTTCCGGCCGTATCCCCGAAGGCCCATCGAGCTTCCGACGCTCCCCTCGGAGCCGCCGCAGCTGGGGCGGCGCGAGCAGCGCGAGCAGCGCGACCTCGACATGGCGTACGTCCTCATGGGCTACCACACGGTGCCGCTCGCCCATCCCGACCTCTACCCGCTGGACATCCTGTCGTTCGTGCTGTCCGAGGGCAAGAGCTCGAGGCTGCACAGGAGGCTCGTCGAGGAGCTGGGCCTCGTGTACTCCGTCAGCACGTCCTCGCACACTCCGTCCTACGACGCGGGCAGCTTCTCCGTCAGCATGGCCCTCGACCCCGCCAACATCGACGAAGCGGTGCGCGTCGCCGCCGAGGAGATCTACGCGCTCAGGAACAGGAAGGTCACCGGCGAGGAGCTGGCCACGGCGAAGAAGCTCAAGACGGCGGAGTTCTTCTTCGGACGGCAGGACATGGAGAGCATCGCCTCGAGTCTCGGCACGTCGGAGCTGAGCGCGGGGACCCCCGACTTCGATCGGCGGTACGCCGAGCGCATCCAGGGTGTGACCGCCGACCAGATCCAGGCCGCCGTGAGAAGGTACTTCCGCGACGACAACCTCACGGTCGCGGTGCTCGAGCCCGCGCGGGACGCGGCGCCTGAGAGGGCCCGCGCAGCCGACGCCGAGATCGGTGAGCTCAAGGGGTACGTCCTCCCGAACGGGCTCACGCTCCTCGTGAAGGAGAACCGCACGAACCCCATCGTCTCCATCGGGAGCTACACGCTCGCCGGCGCGCGCGTCGAGAGTGATGATACGGCCGGCTCCGCGAACTTCGTCGCGCGCATGCTGCCCCGCGGCACGAAGAAGATGACCGGAGAGCGCATCAGCCGCGAGCTCGACGCGATGGGCGCGTCGCTCTCGTGCAGCGCCAACCACACGAGGATCGAGTGCGACATGACGGTGCTCCGCGAGGACTTCCCGAGGGGACTCGCGATCCTCGCCGACGTCATGCAGAACCCGAGGTTCGATCGCGCCGAGATCGAGAAGGAGCGATCTCTCATCCAGGCGCAGCTCCTCGCCCGGCGCGACGACTGGACCACCGACGCCATGGACAGGATGGTCGCGGAGCTCTTCGCGGGCCACCCGTACGGCCGCTGCCCCGCGGGCACGAGCGAGACGGTGGCGGCGCTCACGCGGGACGACCTCGCCGCCTTCCACGCGTCGCGCGTCACGCCCGGCAACACCGTTCTCACGGTGTTCGGCGACGTGAAGGCGGAGGAGGTGGTCGGCCAGGTGCGGAAGCTGTTCAAGGGCTGGACGCCGTCGAAGCGCACCCTGCCGCCGCCGGTCGCGGCCGACGCGCGCACGGAGCCCGGGCGGCTCACGAGCTATCACAACCGCGCGCAGACGGTGATCTTCATGGGCTACGAGGGCATGCCGTACTCGTCGAAGGACCGCCACGCGATGGACGTGCTGGACGGCATCATCTCCGGCATCAACTACCCCGGCGGCTGGCTGCACACCGACCTTCGGGGCAACTCGCTGGTCTACGTCGTGCACGCGTACAACTGGACCGGGATCGACAGGGGCTACTTCGGCATCTACGCGGCGACGTACGACGAGGCGCTCGAGCAGGTCCTGAACATCATCGACGGGCACGTCGCGCGCATCGCCTCGGCGCCGGTCACGGACGAGGAGCTCGAGCACGCCAAGCAGCTCTGCATCGTGATGAACGAGACGCAGCGGCAGACGAACTCCTCGCAGGCGAGGGACGCGGCGATCAGCGAGCTCTACGGGCTCGGACCGCGCCACAACGAGGACTATCGTGAGAGGATCGGGGCCGTCACGAAGGACGACGTCCTGAGGGTCGCGCAGAGGTACCTCAGAGACCCCGTCACGGTTCTGAGGCGACCGACCCCGCAGGAGGAGAGGATCGAGGAGCATCCGTAG